The genomic region AGATGGCGGACGTCGACCCGGGGGCCTTCGCTGCCTCGCTCGTCGGGAACCCGGCCGAACTCGGCCTGCTCCGGACCAACTTCCGCACCGCCGACCCGGCGGTGCTCGCCGCGTTCAAGCGAGGGTTCGCCGCCGATCTCACCGATGACGAGTTCCGGATATTCCTGAACACCTTCCAGCCCGACGAGAACCTCGACGCCGGTACGTCCGCCGACCGGGCACAGGCCACGACCTGGGGCCGGGTTCCCAAGACCTATGTACGTCTGGAAGCCGATGCCAGCATTCCGCTCGCCGTGCAGGACCGCCTGATTCGCGAGGCGAACGCGCTCACACCTGACAACCCCTTCGACGTCCGGACGCTTGAGGGGAGTCACCTGCGCTGGCTCGTTCACCCGAAGCCCGCAGCCGGGTTGCTCGCAGACCTCGCAGACCTCGCAGACCCGGACTCCACGGACTTCGCAGCGCGCTGACACTCTCCCACTCGACGCAGGTCCTGCCGGAAGGGTGCTCCAAAGGTCGTGGGCCAGTAGGAGGTGAACGGAGTACCCGTCTCGAGAGCGTCCGCCGCAGCGCGAACGGCACACCGCGGCTTCGGAGTTCGCCGGTCGCGGCCGGGGTCAGACCTGGGTGCGACACTGCGACCCATGTCTCTTGCTGATCTCGGTCTCGACCAGTGGCGGTCCTTCGAGCTGCCCACCGCACGTCGCGTCGCCCAGGAGGCGGCGCACCAGGTGGACGGCCAGGTGACCGCCGTGGAGGCCGTCGAGCACCTCGGTGCTCCGCTGCACCGGGTCCGGATCGAGCGGGGCGGGCAGGAATTCGCCCTGATACCCGGAGGCGAGGTGACGCTCGGGTTCGATCTCGACGCCTGGCAGCCGACGCCCGAGCAGGCCGCCGACTACGCGGAGAGTCTGGATCAAGGCTTCGGTTACGGCCCCGACCTGCGGGCCCACCTCGCGCAGGTGCTCAGCCCCCGCCGGAGTGTCACCCTGGCCACGGTGCTCATGGCGGTGGAGGACGAGCCCCTGACCGAACCGCCCGCCGACATGCCCGCCGTCCTCGCGGCGCGCGGCCTCCGGATGCCCAGCTCCGACGAGTGGGAGCACGCCTGCGGAGCGGGCGCGGACACGCTGTTCCGGTGGGGCAACGACTGCCCTCTCGACGACATCCCCTACGAGAACCGCACCGGCCCGCATCAGCAGCGGAGCGGATTCGGCCTGCGGATCGCCCATGACACCTACCGCATGGAGCTGACGAGCGACATCACTTCGGTCCGCGGCGGCGACGGCGGCGAGTCCGCGTGCGGGGGGTACGGCTTCCTGCTGGCGTGGCTGCCCCTGGCCACGGCCAACCGCAACCCCTTCACCGCCGAGTTCGTGTACGGCCCGGACGGTGAAGACCTCTGCGAGGACTTCACCACCCGGCCTGTACTCACGCTCTGATCCGCCGACGGCGGCACGGACACCGGACACCGGACGCCGGACACCGACTGCGTTCGTGGCCACCGCACGGGCGACCGCGAACGCAGTCGGCTCACCTGGCGAGTTGAGACGGTTCGTCCAGTCGCGTCAGCTTCCGCGGGTTCCTGATCGCGTAGATCCGGGTGATCCGGCCGTCCTCCACCAGAAGGCTCACCGCGGACGGTTGGCCGTCGATCTCGATACGGACCGCAGGCGCGCCGTTGAGCGACACGGTCGTCATCGCGAACGCGGCCACCACGCGGTTCACCCGCGCGAGCAACTGCGCCACCGGTCCGGCTCCGTGGATCGGAGCCAGCACGGCGGGTACCAGCCCGCCACCGTCGGCGATCAGCACCACGTCCGGTGCCATGACCTCCATCAGCTCGTGCAACTGGCCGGTGCGCAACGCCAGCAGGAACCGCTCCACCACGGCCCGCTGCTCGGACCGGCTCACCTGCACCCGTGGCCGCCGGGCCGCCACGTGCTCGCGGGCCCGCCGCGCGATCTGCCGCACCGCGGCTGCGGACTTCCCGGTGGCCTCGGCGATCTCGTTGTACGGGACCTCGAAGACCTCCCGGAGCACGAACACCGCCCGCTCCGTCGGTCCGAGCGTTTCCAGCACGGTGAGCAGTGCGATCGAGACACTCTCCGCGAGTTCGACGTCCTCGGCGACATCAGGGCTGGTCAGCAGCGGTTCCGGCAGCCACTCGCCGACGTACTCCTCGCGGCTGCGCGACAACGTACGCAACCGGTTGAGCGCTTGCCGGGTGACGGTCCGGACGAGGTACGCCCGCGGATCGCGCACCTGCGACCGGTCGATGTCGGCCCACCGCAGCCAGGACTCCTGCAGCACGTCCTCCGCATCGGCCGCCGACCCGAGCATCTCGTAGGCGACCGTGAACAGCAGGCTGCGATGGGCGACGAACGGATCCTCGGTCACGCCGTCGACGCTCCGCCGGTGTTCCCAGGACGAACGGCCAGCGGAATCTCGCACGCGGTGGAGAAGCCCTGCGACTCGACCCCGTGCGCCACGTTGTTCCTGGTCGCGAGGTTGACGTAGGCGATGTACGCGGTGAGTTCGACCATCGCCGACGGGCCGAGCCGGTCGAGCAGGCCCGCGTACAGCTCGTCGGTAACGGTCGGCGGCGTGTTCGTCATGGCCTCGGCGTACTCCAGCACGTCGCGCTCCAGCGGTGTGAAGACCTCCGACTCCCGCCAGCGCGGCACCTGACTCGCCTTGGCCAGGTCCAAGTCCTGGTTCTGCGCGTGGAAGTAGCCGATGTCGAGGCACCAGCCGCAGCCGACCTGGGCCGCGACGGCCATGTGCGCGTACGACTTGAGGCCCTCGTCGGCCGCCTGCCACGCGCCCACCTTGCCCCCGAACTCAGAGCTGGCAAGGGAGACTTCGGGGTTGTGCCAGGTCGCCTCGACGGGTTCGGCCGTAGCGCCGAACCGCTTGATCATTTCTTCCTTGAGCTCGGTGGGGAGCTCGGCCTTCGGTATGCGTAGCGCCATGGTGTCCTCCTCGGAGTTTGCCTGTTCGGCATAGAGACACCGCCATGTCCGCGGATGTGACAGCCACCGCGCGCAGACCTTCAACGCGGAGGGCTACGAGGGACCCTGGGGCCCCTGGGCCTCGGGCCGGTCGCCGTGCAGATGGGCCGCGACCCACTCGGCCAGGAGCTGTTCGTACTCGTCGCCCGCCAGGTTTCCCGCGTCGACCAGCGCCCGGATCTGCTCGTTCGCGTGGGCGGCGTCCCGTCGCGCGGAGTCATGAACGTCCTGGTCGGAAGGCATGGAGGAATGGTAACGATGAAGGCAGTCGAACGGGAGGCCGCTGCGGTGTCCTTGCCGGATGTGTGGTGAGGACTGCGTCACAGTGAGCCGGGCTGTGAGCCGGGCTGTGAGCCGGGCCACACCGGGGAGGGGCCACGCGCACAACAGCCGCAGGTCTCACGTCAGATGAGACGTGGACCGAGGTTCAGAAGTTCCTCATTCGGCCGCATCTCGGTCCGCACGCGTCCGCGCAACGCGCCCTCGCGCCCTCGCGCCTTTGCGCCTTTGCGCCCTCGCGCCTTTGCGCCCTCGCGCCTTTGCGCCTTTGCGCCCCAACCGCTGGTGCGGCTAGACCAGTTCAGCGGCACTGTCCCGGCTCTCCGTGACCCTTACCCGCACAAAAGCCAGGGCTTCCCTCCCCCGCTCCCCGGCCGGATTGCGCCGAGTGCAGGTCCCGTACACCTGGCGCGACCGCCCGTATCGTTCCCATTCCCACCCGGCTTCACGGCGGTGCGATGAGTTCTGGGCGGCGCGGCAGTCTCTCTTGCGGTATCCCCTAACGAGGTAGGAGCGAGTCCGTGCGCATCGTCATCAGTGAGTTCATGAGCCTGGACGGCGTCGTACAGGCGCCGGGCGGTCCCGACGAGGACACCGACGGCGGCTTCGCGCACGGTGGCTGGTCCCACCGCTTCTTCGATCCGGAGGTGGTGGGTGGCGCCTTCGACGACGCGTTGACGCAGGCCGGGGCTCTGCTGTTCGGCCGCCGTACGTGGCAGTCGATGGCCGCGGCGTGGCCCGAGCGTGCGGGCGACCCGTTCGCCGACCGGATGAACGCCATCCCGAAGTACGTCGTGACCCGGGAGCCGGGCGACCCCGGCCGGACCTGGCCGAACAGCACACGCATCCCCGGCGACGAGTCCGTCACCCGCATCCGGGAGCTGCGCGCGGCCGAGGGCGGTGACCTGTTGGTCATGGGGAGCCCCACCCTCGTACGCACCCTGCTGCACGAGGGTCTGGTCGACGAGTTGCGGCTCGTGATCATGCCGGTGATCGTCGGCGGCGGTAAGTCGATCTTCCCCGGCGACGGCGCGCTCCACGCACTCGAACTGGTCTCGACCGTCACCAGCGGGACCGGCGTGCATGTGTGCACCTACCGGCCGGTCGCCGAGGGGTGACCGAGGCGGCGGGGCCGCATCTGTACGACGCGTGGGGGCTGCACATGTACGACGCGTGGGGGCGCATCTGTACGACGCATGGGGTGGCCCCGCCCCGGCGACGGCCCCTGCCCCGCCGTCTCACACAGCGGGTCCGTCCACACGGGCGCGGGAAGCGAGCACGGCGGCCAGGGCGCACGGCACGATCAGCAGCCCGAACGCGGCGGCGTAGCCCGCCAGATCGGCCGAGCCGAAGCCCAGGCAGGCGTTGAACAGGGCGGACGCGATGCCCATGACCGCGATCTGGCCCAGGTTCTGGCTGGTCTGCATCGAGCTGCTGGCATAGCCCTGCCGTCCCGGCGGGCTGTGGGAGAGCGAGAGCAGAGTGAGGGAGGGGGCGAGCACGCCCATGCCGACGGCCGCGACGACCATGGCCGAGGCGGCGGTGAGCGCGGGCATCGCGGGATGTGTCCCGGCCGCCGCGAGCGCGACCGCCGCGGCCATCACCACCGCACCCGCCGTGACCAGGTGGTGGCGGGGCCGGCGGTCCAGCAGGTGGCCCTGCACCCAGGACGATGCCGCCCAGGCCACGGCGGCGCCCGTGAAGGCCAGCCCGGTGGCCACCGGCGGCACCCGCCGGGAGGTGGCGAGCAGCAGCGGTACGAAGGCCTCCAACGTGAAGTACGCCCCCGAGCTGAGGCCGCGCAGCAGCACCGCGGCGGGCAGGCCGCGCGCCGCGCGCCCCGTGCCCCGGGGCAGCAGCCGTGGGGTGAACACCACCAGCAGCGCGAGCCCCGCCACCGCGGACAGCAGATGGCGCACGTCCCAGCCGGACACGGCGTACTGCGCCAGCGCCGCACCCACGCTCACGGCTCCCGCGACCAGCAGCGCGGGACGCGGCCCGCTGCCCCCGGACGGCGCCGTCCCGGTCTGCCCGGAACGGCCGCGCAGCAGGGCCACCACGGCAAGCGACGGAATCACGGTCAGGACGGCCAGGCCGAAGAACACCACCCGCCAGGACCACCAGGCCGCCACCAGCCCGGCCAGCGGCGGACCGGCCAGCGACGGGACGATCCAGCAGCTCGCCATCATCGACAGGGCGCGCGGGCGCAGGCGCTCGGGGTAGGACTGGGCGATGGCGGCATTGATGGACACCGCCACCATCCCGGCCGCCACCCCGTCCAGGAAGCGCCCGGCCGCCAGCTGCCAGATCGTCGTACTGGTCGCCGAGACCAGCAGGGTGACCACCGCCAGCACCACCCCCGCCGCCAGCGGACGGCGCGCCCCGGCGCGGTCCGCCCAGTCCCCGCCCAGCACCCCGCCGAGCAGGCTCGCGGCCACGAAACAGCCCGCCACCAGCGGGTAGAGCGACACCCCGTGCAGGTCCCGTGCGGCCACCGGCAGGGTGGGCACCACCGCGAGCGCGGCGAACCCGGTCAGGAACATCACCGCGGCGAAACTGGCGGTGGCAGCGAGGTACTTACGGGACCACAGCCCGCCGCCGGCGTCGGCACCCGCGTCGGCTCCCGCTCCTCGCGGGCGATCATCCCCGTCGCCGTCGGTGCCGTCAGTGCTGTGCGTGGCGCCGTGCGCCAACTGCTCGGCGAGCGCCTCCGGATCATCAGTCACGAGCGATCAAGTTATGCGCGCCCCACGGTTGTCTGCCACTTGTTTTCCGGCTGCCCGCGACCACTCCGGCGGCGCACCCGCCGACGGCCCGGCGGGCGTCCCCGTACTGTCGCTACGTATGTCCGAGCACCACCGGTCGATCAGGAGGACACCCGTCATGACCAGTCAGAAGCAGCGCATGCTCGCAGGCGAGCTCTACCTCGCCGACGACCCCGAGCTGGCCGCCGACGCGCTGCGCGCGGCCGTGCTCAGCGAGCAGTTCAACGCCACGTCCGCGGCCGATCCGGAAGGCCGCAGGACCGCACTCGCCGAACTCCTCGGCAAGGTGGGCGAGGACTGCGAGGTACGGCCGCCGCTACGGGTGGACTACGGCAGCGGGATCACCATCGGGCCGCGCACCTTCATCAACTTCGGTGCCGTCCTGCTCGACGTGGCGGCGATCACGATCGGCGCCGACGTACAGATCGGCCCGAACGTCCAGCTCCTCACCCCGACCCACCCGGTCGACCCCGAGCCGCGCCGCGCCAAGTGGGAGGCGGCGCAGCCGATCACCATCGGGGACAACGTCTGGCTCGGCGGCGGCGTCATCGTCTGCCCCGGTGTGACGATCGGCGAGAACACCGTCGTCGGTGCCGGCTCGGTCGTCACCAAGGACCTGCCCGCGAATGTGGTCGCGGTCGGCAACCCGGCCCGGGTCGTACGGGAGATCTGAGCGGGCGCGCACGGCCGTCGGCACGCGGGCCTGCGGGCTTGCCGCGCCCGGCCGCGTCCAGCCCGCCCGGCCGCGCCAATAGCCCAACGCACCTTCCCAGGAAGGGCGTTCAGAGCGGCAGCCGGTACTGCCACCACCGGTGGCTGATCCGGAGCTTGGCCGCCTTGAGCCCCCGCCCGAGGAGTTCGTCGTCCACCTCGCGGACCTGGATGGACTCGACCGAGGGATGGTCCCGGCGCACCTGCTCGACGAACTCCGCGACCAGGGAGCCCAGTTCGGGTGCGTCCACGCCGTGGTGACCGACCTTCTCGACGTACACCTCCGGTCCTGCCACCACCGCCGCGATCCGGGCCGCCGTACGCCCCGCGGCCGTCAGCAGCTCCAGCCCCTGCCATCCCGTCCCCTCGGGGGCGCGGCGGGTCCGTACGGTCGGCAGTCCGGCCGGCCGCTGCCAGCGGCCGAGCGCGGAGATGCCCCACTTGCGGCCGAGCTCCTGGTGTACGGACGCCTCCAGCTCGGCCGCCACCCGGGCGTCGAGCTCCGATTCGGTGCCGTCCCAGTCCAGCGCGCGGAATCCGGCGGCGCGGGCCTCGTCGGCCGCCACCCGGAAGAGGCGGGCCAGCACGGCCTCCTGGTCGCCGGTCCCGTCCGGTTCGGCCACGCACCCGGAGACGATGCGCTCCCGCTCCAGGGACACCAGCTGCCACTGGACGGCCGCCGCCTCCGGGTCGGGCCCGGGGCTGAACACCGCTGCCCACCCGAGCAGTTCACCGTCCGCCCGAGCGATCGCAGTGCCCAGCAGCCCGGGGTACGGACGGCTTTCACCGAGGTCCGCGCCCTCGCCGGGCAGCCCGGCGCGCAGCTCTTCGGTCAGTCGGCGCTCCGCCCGGGAGTCCCGGTCGAAATCCACCACGATTTCCATGTCGTCCCCACTCACGCGGCCCACAGATCACCGTCTCCGGCTCCCGCAAGCATCAACGAAGACGGACCGCCGGTACACACCGGGCTGCCCGTGTCGCCTTCGTCCTGCTCCAGCATGGTCCTCAATATGCGCCATCACGTTCCCGGGACGGCCGCCGCCCCCTCGCACGGCGCGGATCACCGGCCCCGCGCACCGCAGGCACCCGTCAGCGTCCCCACAGGATGTCCAGGACCGGCTCCCAGGTGTTGAGGACCAAGTCCGCACCAGCCGAGGCCAGTTCGTCGACGCTGCGGTCGTTCGTCGCGTAGCCGAGGAACGCCAGACCGGCCTCCTGGGCCGCCTCGAGGTCCGTCACCGTGTCGCCGACCACCAGCGTCGAGGACCGGTCGGCGTCCAGGCCTGCCAGGGCCTTCTCCAGGGTGTGCGGGTGCGGCTTGAGCAGCTGGATGTCCGCCGTGCGGCCGTGGATGTGCGGGCCGAAACACTCGGACAGCGACCGCGCCGCGAGGTACGCGTGCACCGCGCGGGCCGAGTTGTCCGTGGTGACCGCCAGCCGGCAGCCGCTCGCGGACCAGGTCCGCATCACCCCGTCCGCGTACATCGTGGGCCAGGCCCCGGGGACGGCCAGCTGCTCCTGCCGGGCCAGCCACTCCTCCAGGTCCACGATCAGTGCGCTGCCCGGGTGGAGCGCGCCCACCGCCCGCAGGATGTCGTGCGGGCCGGCGGTCTCCGGGGCCGTGCCCGGAGCCAGGTCCACCCCGCGCTCCGCCAGGAACTGCCGCATCCCGGCGGCCACCCCCAGCGCCTCGTGGCGGGCGAACAGCCGGCAGATCGGACCGTCGAAACCCAACAGCACGGAGCGGGTCGACCTGATCCGGTCTCGGAGGTTCTCACGGATCACGGATGCCGCCTGTTCGCTTCGCCTCGTGGCCGAGGTCATGTCGTATCAGAGGTCGTTCGGACAGCCCCAGGTCCGAACTGCTGGTGGTTCCGACCGCATCGAACCACTTCTGTGGCTCTTCTACCAGCTTCTGACTTCGGCGGGAGGGCTTCCTTCCGTTCTCCTGGCCGTCTCCCCCGCACTCAAACTCCCACCTCGGACCCGCGCCTCGGACCCGTGCCTCGGACTCGCGCCTCAGACGGCCCGAGCGTGCGTGCGGTGCCGGATCCGTACGTGGGGTTCGACGTGGACCGCAGCGGGGCCGGAATCCCGGTCAGAAGACGTCCGGGCACCAGGGCCTGGCCGCCGTACGGAACAGCGCCTCCGTGACCGCGACCGCGCCCGGGGTCTCCTCGGAGATGCGGCCGAGCGCCGCCAGCCGGAGCGCCGACTCGTCGCCGAGGTACAGGGCCCCCAACTCCCGTACGTCCAGCGTGACATCGGCCGACCCGGTGGTCGGCGCGCAGGTCGCGCCGTCCGGTGACGCGTCCAGCCGGTAGCGGCCCGCCGACAGGCCGTCCGCGTCCCGGACGTCCAGGACCAGGGTGCCGGAGACCGGGTACGTCCGGGCCTCCAGCGCCCGTACGACATCCAGCAGCCGCACCCACAGATAGTCCGCGTGCGTGGTGAGCCTGGCCGCCCGCGGGTCCGGCAGCAGCAGCGGGAGCAGGTCGTCGGGGCCCAGGTGGCCGGATTTGACCGTGGTGATCCAGTCGACCGAGCAGAGGAAGTGCCACAGGGCCCGCTGGGCGGCCGGGGTCACTGCCAGCATCCGGCTCACGGTCGCGGTGTCCTGCGGCTGCTTGTTGTCGCCCCAGACGTCGTCGGCCCGGTACGTCATCATCCCCTCGACCTGGCCGGACGCCGAGCGGTAGACCGCGTGGAAGGGTTCCGTCCAGGGCTCGTCGGGCAGCGGGTGGAGACCGGTGGCGATCTGCCACCAGCGCTCGTCGCGGCTGATCGCACCGGGCTGCCCGGCCCGGAAGCGGTCGTGCAGTTCGGGGCCCGTCTTCCGTACGTCGTCGGCGTCGACCAGATCGATCCGGCCGCCGTCCTCCGGCCCCGACCAGCGCGGGTCGAGTCCCGTCCGGGCCACGTCGACCGTCCAGTCGCTGACCCAGGTGGCGGGCCCGAATCCGTACCGCCCGTAGATCGGGTACTCGGCGGCGATCAGCGTCGCCAGTGTGTCCCCGCGCTCCTTCGCGGCGGCCAGGTCCGCGGCCATCATGCGGCTGAGCAGGCCACGGCGGCGGTGCGTGGGCGAGACCGTCACGTTGGAGACCGCGTCCGCCCGGAGCGAGGCCCCGCCGACGACGGTGATCTCCTGCGGGAACGACCGGAAGGTCGCCACACAGCGCCCTTCGTCGAACGCGCCCCGGGTGCGCGGCGGGTCGAGGCGCGGGCGGCGCAGTTCGACCTCGGCGTCCGTGACCAGGGGCGAGCGCAGAAAGCCGGTGCGCAGGGCCCGCAACCAGTCGGGGAACTCGGATTCGGTGATCGTGCGGACGTCGACAGTCATACGCCGCACGCTAACGGCCCCCGTTTCAGACTGTCGCGCGAATTTCACCGACCTTGGCGGCGCCGCCGAACAGCGGTGCGTCCGCCAGCCTGCCGAGCACCGGGCTGTCCACGCCCATCCGCTCCAGGGTCCGCGCCAGCACCGGGCCGAGGACCCGGGTAGCGCCGTCGTCGACCTTGAAGGCGAGCGCCCGGCCGTCGGGCAGGGCCAGGGCCTGGACCGCCTCGGCGCCCATCTTGGACAGCGTCCCGGGCAGGGCGCGCATCAGCCAGGTGTCGGGCCTGCGGGTGCCCGCGACGTACTCGGGGTGGGCGCGTATCGCGTCCGCGACCCGGCGCTCGGGCGAGCCCTCGGGGGCGAGGACGAACGTACGGAACGCGCGGGCCAGACCCACCAGGCTCAGCGCCATCAGCGGCGCCCCGCAGCCGTCCGTACCGATCGCGGTGACCCGTTCGCCCGCGGCCTCCTCGACCACCGTGAGCACCAGCTGCTGGAGCGGGTGCGCGGGGTCGAGGTAGGAGTCGGTGGGCCAGCCGTTCCGCGCGCAGACGGCCAGCATCGCGGTGTGCTTGCCCGAGCAGTTCATGGTGACGCGCTCACGGACCTGACCCGCCGCGAGGTACGCCTCGGCCTCGACCGGGTCCAGCGGCAGATCCGCCGGGCACTGGAGATCGGCCTCGCTCAGCCCGTACTCGCCGAGCATCTTCCGTACGAGAGCCAGGTGGAAGCCTTCGCCCGAGTGGCTCGCCGAGGTCAGTGCCAGCCGCTCGCCCGCCAGATCCAGACCGGCCCGCAGGATCGCGGCGGCCTGCATCGGCTTGTTGCTGGAGCGCGGGAAGACCGGCAGTGACGGGTCGCCGAGTGCGTACTCCACGCTGCCGTCGGCGGCGAGGACCACCAGCGAGCCCCGGTGCCGCCCCTCGACGAAGCCGGACCGGACGACCTCCGCGAGAACCGGGGACAGCGGGGCAGGGGAACTGGCGGTCATGGTCGGCCTTCCGAACGGGGGTGGCCCGCCCGACCGGAAGGATCGCCTCAGGTGAGCAGGTCGTCTACTTGTGCTTCGCCTTCACGGTACCTGCGGGCGATCTCCGCGCTGCAATCGTCGGCGGTCCGCTGGAGGTGCTGCCTGCGGCGCGAGACCTGCTGCTCGTAGCGGACCAGACGGCCCATGCCGGTGTGCAGTTCCTCGTCCGTACGGGCGCCGAGGTCGGAGAGTTCCACCTCGGCCAGCATGTCGGTGGCCAGCTTGCTGTTCTCCGCGCTGCGCGGCGGGGAGAGCGTGACGTGCCGGGCCGACGAACGGTGCGAGGAGGGGACGTCCGCGAGGATCTCGGAGAGCCGGTCGACGACCGGGGACTCCGGGCCGGTACGCCGGGAGAGCTCGGCGCGGAGGATGTCGATCCGCCCGTGCAGCATCCGCCGTACGTAGCTCAGATCGGCCTCGTCCCGCTGGGCGTCCCTGCGCAGCGTACGCAGCTCGGGCAGACGCAGACCGCCGATGTCGTGCTCGGTGACCGCCGGGAGCGCGGTGCCCGACCTCGGTGCGGGTGCTCGCTGTACGGAGCTGATCCGGGTCATGGACACGGGACCGGGCGAGCGCCCGATACCAGATGTGCTCATATGCGTATTCCGTCCCCTCGACCGGTGCATGGGGTCTCCCCGGGCCCTCAGAGCCGAGGGGAAGCACCGCCTCCCGTGCATGTTGCCACTCCCGGTGGCCCCTGCGCCGACCGATCGCACCCGTTCGGCCCCCCGGTACATTGGCCCGTATGCGTGCAGTGGTGCAGAGGGTGGACGGCGCGAGCGTCGTCGTGGCAGGTGAGACGGTCGGTGAGATCACCGGCGAGGGGTTGTGCGTCCTGGTGGGTGTCACCCATGAGGACACAAAGGAAAAAGCAGCGCAGCTCGCCCGCAAGCTCTGGTCGGTACGCATCCTGTCGGGCGGAAAATCCTGCTCGGACGTAAATGCACCCTTGTTGGTGATTTCCCAGTTCACTCTTTACGGAGACGCCCGCAAGGGCCGCCGGCCCACCTGGAACGGGGCCGCGCCGGGCGAGGTGGCGGAGCCGCTCGTCGACGAGGTCGTGGCGCAG from Streptomyces sp. NBC_01267 harbors:
- a CDS encoding RsiG family protein; amino-acid sequence: MSTSGIGRSPGPVSMTRISSVQRAPAPRSGTALPAVTEHDIGGLRLPELRTLRRDAQRDEADLSYVRRMLHGRIDILRAELSRRTGPESPVVDRLSEILADVPSSHRSSARHVTLSPPRSAENSKLATDMLAEVELSDLGARTDEELHTGMGRLVRYEQQVSRRRQHLQRTADDCSAEIARRYREGEAQVDDLLT
- a CDS encoding asparaginase, whose translation is MTASSPAPLSPVLAEVVRSGFVEGRHRGSLVVLAADGSVEYALGDPSLPVFPRSSNKPMQAAAILRAGLDLAGERLALTSASHSGEGFHLALVRKMLGEYGLSEADLQCPADLPLDPVEAEAYLAAGQVRERVTMNCSGKHTAMLAVCARNGWPTDSYLDPAHPLQQLVLTVVEEAAGERVTAIGTDGCGAPLMALSLVGLARAFRTFVLAPEGSPERRVADAIRAHPEYVAGTRRPDTWLMRALPGTLSKMGAEAVQALALPDGRALAFKVDDGATRVLGPVLARTLERMGVDSPVLGRLADAPLFGGAAKVGEIRATV
- the dtd gene encoding D-aminoacyl-tRNA deacylase encodes the protein MRAVVQRVDGASVVVAGETVGEITGEGLCVLVGVTHEDTKEKAAQLARKLWSVRILSGGKSCSDVNAPLLVISQFTLYGDARKGRRPTWNGAAPGEVAEPLVDEVVAQLRALGATVGTGRFGASMRVSLTNDGPFTIVLDL
- a CDS encoding dihydrofolate reductase family protein, producing the protein MRIVISEFMSLDGVVQAPGGPDEDTDGGFAHGGWSHRFFDPEVVGGAFDDALTQAGALLFGRRTWQSMAAAWPERAGDPFADRMNAIPKYVVTREPGDPGRTWPNSTRIPGDESVTRIRELRAAEGGDLLVMGSPTLVRTLLHEGLVDELRLVIMPVIVGGGKSIFPGDGALHALELVSTVTSGTGVHVCTYRPVAEG
- a CDS encoding carboxymuconolactone decarboxylase family protein, coding for MALRIPKAELPTELKEEMIKRFGATAEPVEATWHNPEVSLASSEFGGKVGAWQAADEGLKSYAHMAVAAQVGCGWCLDIGYFHAQNQDLDLAKASQVPRWRESEVFTPLERDVLEYAEAMTNTPPTVTDELYAGLLDRLGPSAMVELTAYIAYVNLATRNNVAHGVESQGFSTACEIPLAVRPGNTGGASTA
- a CDS encoding MFS transporter — translated: MFLTGFAALAVVPTLPVAARDLHGVSLYPLVAGCFVAASLLGGVLGGDWADRAGARRPLAAGVVLAVVTLLVSATSTTIWQLAAGRFLDGVAAGMVAVSINAAIAQSYPERLRPRALSMMASCWIVPSLAGPPLAGLVAAWWSWRVVFFGLAVLTVIPSLAVVALLRGRSGQTGTAPSGGSGPRPALLVAGAVSVGAALAQYAVSGWDVRHLLSAVAGLALLVVFTPRLLPRGTGRAARGLPAAVLLRGLSSGAYFTLEAFVPLLLATSRRVPPVATGLAFTGAAVAWAASSWVQGHLLDRRPRHHLVTAGAVVMAAAVALAAAGTHPAMPALTAASAMVVAAVGMGVLAPSLTLLSLSHSPPGRQGYASSSMQTSQNLGQIAVMGIASALFNACLGFGSADLAGYAAAFGLLIVPCALAAVLASRARVDGPAV
- a CDS encoding sugar O-acetyltransferase, which produces MTSQKQRMLAGELYLADDPELAADALRAAVLSEQFNATSAADPEGRRTALAELLGKVGEDCEVRPPLRVDYGSGITIGPRTFINFGAVLLDVAAITIGADVQIGPNVQLLTPTHPVDPEPRRAKWEAAQPITIGDNVWLGGGVIVCPGVTIGENTVVGAGSVVTKDLPANVVAVGNPARVVREI
- a CDS encoding alpha/beta fold hydrolase; amino-acid sequence: MQTLPTFVLVHGAFANSFSFAPLQAELALLGHRSVAVDLPGHGFEATFPAAYQAPQDLDALAAEPGAIKGVTLADNAARVIEVLERAKRNGPTVLVAHSRGGITATAVANARPELIDRIVYVSAWCPVDLDVNDYYAQPEMADVDPGAFAASLVGNPAELGLLRTNFRTADPAVLAAFKRGFAADLTDDEFRIFLNTFQPDENLDAGTSADRAQATTWGRVPKTYVRLEADASIPLAVQDRLIREANALTPDNPFDVRTLEGSHLRWLVHPKPAAGLLADLADLADPDSTDFAAR
- a CDS encoding RNA polymerase sigma-70 factor, whose protein sequence is MTEDPFVAHRSLLFTVAYEMLGSAADAEDVLQESWLRWADIDRSQVRDPRAYLVRTVTRQALNRLRTLSRSREEYVGEWLPEPLLTSPDVAEDVELAESVSIALLTVLETLGPTERAVFVLREVFEVPYNEIAEATGKSAAAVRQIARRAREHVAARRPRVQVSRSEQRAVVERFLLALRTGQLHELMEVMAPDVVLIADGGGLVPAVLAPIHGAGPVAQLLARVNRVVAAFAMTTVSLNGAPAVRIEIDGQPSAVSLLVEDGRITRIYAIRNPRKLTRLDEPSQLAR
- a CDS encoding GNAT family N-acetyltransferase, whose product is MTVDVRTITESEFPDWLRALRTGFLRSPLVTDAEVELRRPRLDPPRTRGAFDEGRCVATFRSFPQEITVVGGASLRADAVSNVTVSPTHRRRGLLSRMMAADLAAAKERGDTLATLIAAEYPIYGRYGFGPATWVSDWTVDVARTGLDPRWSGPEDGGRIDLVDADDVRKTGPELHDRFRAGQPGAISRDERWWQIATGLHPLPDEPWTEPFHAVYRSASGQVEGMMTYRADDVWGDNKQPQDTATVSRMLAVTPAAQRALWHFLCSVDWITTVKSGHLGPDDLLPLLLPDPRAARLTTHADYLWVRLLDVVRALEARTYPVSGTLVLDVRDADGLSAGRYRLDASPDGATCAPTTGSADVTLDVRELGALYLGDESALRLAALGRISEETPGAVAVTEALFRTAARPWCPDVF
- a CDS encoding HAD family hydrolase; amino-acid sequence: MIRENLRDRIRSTRSVLLGFDGPICRLFARHEALGVAAGMRQFLAERGVDLAPGTAPETAGPHDILRAVGALHPGSALIVDLEEWLARQEQLAVPGAWPTMYADGVMRTWSASGCRLAVTTDNSARAVHAYLAARSLSECFGPHIHGRTADIQLLKPHPHTLEKALAGLDADRSSTLVVGDTVTDLEAAQEAGLAFLGYATNDRSVDELASAGADLVLNTWEPVLDILWGR